In Polaribacter sp. Hel_I_88, the following proteins share a genomic window:
- a CDS encoding YhcG family protein encodes MTILSQTFIKSIREIIVNAQKHAVTAVQQQRVLMYWHIGHHIVEEEQQGEVRAEYGAELIKTLAQELTKDFGSGFSIRQLELCRQFYTIFPITNALRSQLNWTQYRLLLRIENEDKRTYYIEESCNNNWSARQLERQINSQLYERLLLSNDKEKVLAIAKKEAIVEHPKDIIKDPMVLEFLGLQPQASYYEKDLEQSLINNIQSFLLELGNGFSFVSRQKRIQIEDDEYFVDLVFYNRLLRCFVIIEIKTHKLTHQDLGQLQMYVNYYDRTEKQETENNTIGILLCTDKNDTMVEFALPEKNATILASQYQLYLPKKEEITKVISHVLEDKKEIE; translated from the coding sequence ATGACCATACTTTCCCAAACATTTATAAAATCTATTAGGGAAATAATAGTAAATGCACAAAAACACGCTGTAACTGCTGTTCAGCAACAACGTGTTTTAATGTATTGGCATATTGGTCATCATATTGTAGAGGAAGAACAACAAGGAGAAGTACGTGCAGAGTATGGTGCTGAATTGATAAAAACGCTTGCTCAAGAACTCACGAAGGATTTTGGTTCAGGTTTTTCAATAAGACAATTAGAACTTTGTCGTCAATTTTACACCATTTTCCCAATTACGAACGCACTGCGTTCGCAATTGAACTGGACACAATACAGGTTGTTACTTCGAATTGAAAATGAAGATAAAAGAACTTATTATATAGAAGAATCTTGCAATAATAATTGGAGTGCAAGACAATTGGAAAGACAAATAAACAGCCAGTTATATGAGCGTTTGTTGTTAAGTAATGATAAAGAAAAAGTTTTAGCAATTGCTAAAAAAGAGGCAATAGTAGAGCACCCAAAAGATATTATAAAAGATCCAATGGTTTTAGAGTTTTTAGGTTTGCAACCACAAGCTTCTTACTACGAAAAAGATTTAGAGCAATCTTTAATTAACAACATACAAAGTTTTCTATTGGAATTAGGAAATGGATTTTCTTTTGTATCAAGACAAAAACGTATACAAATAGAAGATGATGAGTATTTTGTAGATTTGGTTTTTTATAACAGATTATTAAGATGTTTCGTAATTATAGAAATCAAAACACATAAATTAACACATCAAGATTTGGGGCAATTGCAGATGTATGTTAATTATTATGACAGAACAGAAAAACAAGAAACCGAAAATAATACGATTGGTATTTTATTGTGTACAGATAAAAATGATACAATGGTTGAATTTGCTTTGCCAGAAAAAAATGCAACTATTTTAGCAAGTCAGTATCAATTATATTTGCCTAAAAAGGAAGAAATTACAAAAGTTATCTCTCATGTTTTAGAAGATAAAAAAGAAATTGAGTAG